From a single Ciconia boyciana chromosome 6, ASM3463844v1, whole genome shotgun sequence genomic region:
- the IRF7 gene encoding interferon regulatory factor 7, whose amino-acid sequence MAGADKRAGREVAAPRAEVTHPPRVLQDRGPRGTMAALQSEGEAQKLRFGPWLVSAVSSGSYRGLRWTDPARSAFRVPWKHNARKDVTSSDLEVFKAWAKVSGRYEGCPDDPAKWKTNFRCALRSTRMFVLLEDRSKCGDDPHKVFAIAPDALWHGEEGDFSSPDPVVDQQPLHQQPQLELDPQDVAPEITPPGSTDPARPPMLEDLEALQWVLEQCDISPRDLGPPTPSWVPAGAAPHQDTLLQPHPDPSQNNCLPPPAFQRWVPTVEQPPLGTYSSPDPTLLEEQGAMPLPCHPPEVTVPVPSPGEVMLFAPTASPVPPPPPPEDNTDSIIPILDVSIYYRGRLFHQEEVGGSRCLLAYQPSDPAVALRPGHLVRFPSPAELADGKQRRFTEELLGSAGLQLEQRTRKLFATRLKKCKVFWALSQQLEGVGDPPPNLLCRDQETPIFDFNEFCTELRDFRNGQRQRSPDFTIYLCFGQSFSRAKPKESKLILVKLVPKFCKYWYEQVLREGASSLDSGTISLQLSDSFSLFELIEQCNMQID is encoded by the exons ATGGCGGGGGCGGATAAAAGGGCTGGGCGGGAGGTGGCCGCGCCCCGAGCCGAGGTCACCCACCCGCCCCGCGTCCTGCAGGACCGGGGACCCCGCGGCACCATGGCAGCGCTGCAGAGCGAGGG GGAGGCCCAGAAGCTGCGGTTCGGGCCCTGGCTGGTGAGCGCCGTCAGCAGCGGGAGCTACCGGGGGCTGCGCTGGACCGACCCGGCCCGCAGCGCCTTCCGCGTCCCCTGGAAGCACAACGCCAGGAAGGACGTCACCAGCAGCGACCTGGAGGTCTTCAAg GCCTGGGCAAAGGTGAGTGGGCGATATGAGGGGTGCCCTGACGACCCGGCCAAGTGGAAGACCAACTTCCGCTGCGCCCTGAGGAGCACCCGCATGTTTGTGCTGCTGGAGGACCGCTCCAAGTGTGGTGATGACCCGCACAAGGTCTTTGCCATCGCCCCAG ACGCCCTCTGGCATGGCGAGGAGGGAGATTTCAGCAGCCCTGACCCTGTGGTGGACCAGCAGCCACTGCACCAGCAGCCGCAG CTGGAGCTTGACCCCCAAGATGTGGCCCCAGAAATCACCCCCCCAG GCAGCACAGACCCTGCACGGCCCCCGATGCTGGAGGACCTGGAGGCACTGCAGTGGGTGCTAGAGCAGTGCGACATTTCCCCCCGTGACCTTGGCCCCCCGACCCCATCCTGGGTGCCTGCAG gagctgcccccCACCAGGACACCCTGCTCCAGCCTCACCCAGACCCCAGCCAAAACAACTGCCTGCCCCCACCAGCATTTCAGCGATGGGTGCCCACGGTGGAGCAGCCCCCCTTGGGCACCTACAGCTCCCCGGACCCCACGCTGCTGGAGGAGCaag GGGCCATGCCACTGCCATGCCACCCACCGGAAGTCACAGTTCCTGTGCCATCCCCAGGGGAGGTGATGCTCTTCGCCCCCACCGCCAGCCCTGTgccaccgccaccaccaccgGAGGATAACACAG ACAGCATCATCCCCATCCTGGATGTCAGCATCTACTACCGGGGGAGGCTCTTCCaccaggaggaggtggggggcagTCGGTGCCTGCTGGCATACCAGCCCTCCGACCCAGCGGTGGCCCTGCGTCCCGGGCACCTGGTGcgcttccccagccctgctgaacTGGCCGATGGCAAGCAGCGGCGTTTCACcgaggagctgctgggcagtgcagggctgcagctggagcaacGCACCCGAAAGCTCTTTGCCACCCGCCTGAAGAAGTGCAAGGTCTTCTGGGCCCTGTCCCAGCAGCTCGAGGGTGTTGGGGACCCCCCGCCCAACCTGCTCTGCCGGGACCAGGAAACGCCTATCTTTGACTTCAATGAGTTTTGCACAG AGCTGAGGGACTTCCGTAACGGCCAAAGGCAGCGGTCCCCTGACTTCACCATCTACCTCTGCTTCGGGCAGTCCTTCTCCAGGGCCAAGCCCAAGGAGTCCAAGCTCATCCTGGTCAAG CTGGTGCCCAAGTTCTGCAAGTACTGGTATGAGCAGGTGCTGCGGGAGGGAGCCTCCTCCCTTGACAGCGGCACCAtcagcctgcagctctctgACTCCTTCAGCCTCTTCGAGCTCATCGAGCAGTGCAACATGCAGATCGACTGA
- the LOC140652653 gene encoding malignant fibrous histiocytoma-amplified sequence 1 homolog, translating to MRPGQEQDSLHEVTLSTQRLRVLPPAVLSNPMLESLNLDRNKLRSITGISKLCNLKKLILSKNEIVDFPNEIQSLVCLEKLELNQNQIRVIPEGVFSHLPRLKHLRLNNNRLGALPRDLAACRDSLQYLNISNNLFRTFPQPVLQLAHLQELHMQNNALRQLPKELFQGQALKTFKASGNPLREPPSEVCAGGIQQIRNYFNQLQHGLGQEDKRVKTMFLGASLAGKSTICKSLKQGQTKLVPKEARTVGIEISEFRIEDFTFLFWDFAGQLEYYMTHHVFITPQALVILVINLHMYQTNDKTFKDLVGFWINNLSMRVPNSVVLPVGTHVDCCQEEEVEKKRCDIMAKITAMLAERKSNLTHFIDNLEGSEEPEFYVEQWERLKEMESCMLTILNLVAVNCTDHHDIKKLEASILEHVKNEQLFPEVVRVLPPVYRQVEAAIVDIAQSEEMADHGMMDLQYLLSKLSQCEHLANLGRELLQDILRYLHRIGLVVWYEEIKHLETTVFLQPTFLITMFKLLVRYRLVQQLESISVDTLIGEHATIRDRSNWVWTFKSKAMLCHRAVRALVKHQLCSEGMRDVFEEIMGHRPHKGRGKLFSLLEHFELCLEVRHAEALNPQASEFVPGKPWETSRGQGESWYLFPTYLNQTEEVSEVWGGDHSEDLHIRAYFSPEIPESFFQRFLVKACSFYSTHWVSKAICLLICNGKPLLIKENNQRAYSYLELRCRKPEGRTGFQFAWDFLMAVVFIIQKLAEEWPGLHMCMKTPCRTAGCPAELIWPDMDGTNAMTKEDVKTCGTCGHCFGAELLLPRVPRELEEPPAQPSAHYYVTSYGTTTFGPSSIHVNQQNISSE from the exons ATGCGTCCAGGTCAGGAGCAGGACAGTTTGCATGAAGTGACTCTCTCTACCCAGAGGCTGCGTGTGTTGCCTCCAGCAGTCCTGAGCAACCCCATGCTGGAGAGCCTTAACCTCGACAGGAACAAGCTCAGGAGCATCACCGGCATTTCTAAGCTTTGCAACCTGAAGAAGCTGATACTGTCCAAGAACGAGATTGTGGACTTTCCCAATGAAATCCAGAGCCTGGTCTGTTTAGAGAAGCTTGAGCTGAATCAGAACCAAATCCGGGTCATCCCAGAGGGGGTTTTCTCCCATCTCCCCAGGCTTAAACACTTGCGGCTGAACAACAACCGTCTTGGtgccctccccagggacctGGCAGCTTGTCGAGACAGCCTTCAGTACCTCAACATCTCCAACAACCTGTTCCGCACCTTCCCTCAGCCTGTTCTGCAGTTGGCACACTTACAGGAGCTCCACATGCAGAATAATGCCCTTCGCCAGCTCCCCAAGGAGCTCTTCCAGGGGCAAGCCCTGAAAACGTTCAAGGCCAGTGGGAACCCCCTCCGGGAGCCGCCCAGTGAAGTGTGTGCTGGTGGCATCCAGCAGATCCGGAATTACTTCAACCAGCTTCAACACGGTTTGGGGCAGGAGGACAAGAGGGTCAAGACCATGTTCCTGGGGGCCTCGCTGGCGGGGAAGTCCACCATCTGCAAAAGCCTGAAGCAAGGGCAAACCAAACTTGTGCCCAAGGAAGCACGAACAGTTGGGATAGAGATCAGCGAGTTCCGGATCGAGGACTTCACATTTCTCTTCTGGGACTTCGCAGGCCAGCTGGAGTACTACATGACTCACCACGTGTTCATCACCCCACAGGCGCTTGTCATCCTTGTCATCAATCTCCACAT gtACCAAACTAACGACAAGACTTTCAAGGACCTTGTTGGTTTCTGGATCAACAACCTGTCCATGCGAGTCCCAAACTCGGTGGTGCTTCCCGTGGGAACCCATGTGGActgctgccaggaggaggaggtggagaagaaGAGGTGTGACATCATGGCCAAGATCACAGCCATGCTGGCGGAGAGAAAAAGCAACCTCACTCACTTCATCGACAACCTGGAGGGCAGCGAGGAGCCTGAGTTTTACGTGGAACAGTGGGAGAGgctgaaggagatggagagCTGCATGTTAACT ATCTTAAACTTAGTTGCTGTCAACTGCACAGATCACCATGATATCAAAAAGCTTGAGGCCTCTATTCTGGAGCATGTGAAGAATGAGCAGCTCTTCCCCGAGGTTGTCCGAGTGCTGCCACCTGTGTACAGGCAGGTGGAAGCAGCCATCGTAGATATAGCACAGAGCGAGGAGATGGCAGACCATG GCATGATGGACCTCCAGTACCTGCTCAGCAAACTCTCCCAGTGTGAGCACCTGGCCAACCTGGGCAGAGAGCTTCTCCAGGACATCTTGCGTTACCTCCACCGCATCGGGCTTGTTGTGTGGTACGAGGAAATCAAGCACCTGGAAACCACTGTTTTTCTCCAGCCTACCTTCCTAATAACTATGTTCAAG CTCCTTGTGAGGTACCGCCTAGTCCAGCAGCTTGAGAGCATCTCTGTGGACACACTGATCGGGGAACACGCCACCATCAGAGACAGGTCCAACTGGGTGTGGACCTTCAAGTCAAAGGCAATGCTGTGCCACCGGGCTGTGCGTGCCTTGGTGAAGCACCAGCTCTGTTCAGAAGGGATGCGGGACGTCTTTGAGGAAATCATGGGACACAGGCCCCacaaagggagagggaagctcTTCAGCCTCCTGGAGCACTTTGAGCTCTGCCTGGAGGTGAGGCACGCTGAGGCGCTCAACCCACAGGCCAGTGAGTTTGTGCCTGGGAAGCCGTGGGAGACATCACGGGGCCAAGGCGAGTCCTGGTACTTGTTCCCAACCTATCTGAACCAGACCGAAGAGGTCTCTGAGGTATGGGGAGGCGATCACTCTGAGGACCTCCACATCCGTGCCTACTTCTCACCTGAAATACCTGAGAGTTTCTTCCAGAG GTTCCTGGTGAAAGCTTGCTCCTTCTACTCCACGCACTGGGTGTCCAAGGCGATCTGCCTGCTTATATGCAATGGCAAACCTCTGCTGATCAAAGAGAATAACCAGAGGGCCTACAGCTACCTGGAGCTCCGGTGCAGAAAGCCAGAAGGAAGGACAG GTTTCCAGTTTGCCTGGGACTTCCTCATGGCGGTTGTGTTCATCATCCAGAAGCTTGCTGAGGAGTGGCCAGGGCTGCACATGTGCATGAAGACCCCCTGCCGAACGGCTGGCTGTCCCGCGGAGCTCATCTGGCCGGATATGGATGGCACAAACGCCAT GACAAAGGAAGACGTTAAAACCTGTGGGACGTGCGGGCACTGCTTTGgcgcagagctgctcctgcccagag tgcccagggagctggaggaacccccagcacagccctctgcTCACTACTATGTGACAAGCTACGGGACCACCACCTTCGGGCCCAGCAGCATCCACGTCAATCAGCAG AACATCTCAAGTGAGTAA